In the genome of Salinigranum halophilum, the window GTGAGTCTCTGCTCACGGTACGTAATGCTGTCGTCAGATCGGAACGGGTCCGAATGCCACGCTCGGTTCGGTCTTGGGAGCGCGTGTGTTCGTGTCGGTATCGTCGTCGCCAGCTGGCGGAATCGTCCGGCGCAGGCAGCTTCCGTCTCGAGTCGCGCCCCGAGTGCAGTCACGTAAGCGTGGCAGATGGCTTCGAGAGCCAGAATAATTAACCAACAAAAGCCGCTTATCGAAGTCTCAAGGCTAAAACCCCGCCCTTCAGGGCGGGGATACAGCCGACAACTCCTACACAATCCACCGTCGATGGCACGGCTGGATATTCCACGCTAACCGACACTATTAGCAAAACGGTCTTCATAACCAGTTATGAAGCCAGAAAATGAGTCGGACCATCCGAACATTCGAGGCGACGATTACGAACCAGCAACAGGTTCGTGACGACCTTGACCAACTCGGATGGGCCGCCTCAAAACTCTGGAACGTCGGTCGCTACTACGCACAACAACAGTGGGACGAAACGGGCGAGATTCCCGATGACAGGGAACTCAAAGCCGAACTCAAAAGCCACGATCGCTACACGGACTTGCATTCTCAATCCAGTCAGCGCGTTCTCGAAGAACTCGCTGAAGCGTTCAACGGCTGGTTCGGCAAGCGTCGAAACGGCGACGACCGTGCCCGACCGCCCGGTTACCGCAAACACGGTGACTCTCACCCGCGTTCAACTGTGTCCTTCAAAGCGGCTGGCTTCAAGCACGACGCACAGTTCACCCGCGTCCGCCTCTCGAAAGGTCGGAACCTGAAAGAACATCGTTCAGATTTCATCCTCTGTGAGTATCAGACTCGCCCGGATGTTGACCTGACCGAGTGGGACATTCAACAGGTTCGTGCTGTCTACAAGCGCGATGAGTGGCGGCTTCAATTCGTCTGTCGCACCACCGCCGACCCGGAACCGCCGGGCGACGAAGTGGCTGGTGTTGACCTCGGGATATGCAACTTCGCCGCCGTATCATTCGGTGGAGAGTCGGTGTTGTATCCCGGTGGCACACTCAAAGAGGACGAATACTACTTCACGAAGAAGAAAGCCAAGTGCGACGATTCCTCTTCGCGAGAGGCAACTCGTCTCGACCGGAAGCGGACTGATCGCCGGACGCACTTCTTGCACGCACTCTCGAAAGAAATCGTGGAGGAGTGTGTCGAACGAGGTGTCGGTAGACTTGTTGTTGGCGACCTCGGCGGCATCCGAGAAGACGACGAGAACGGTGAACCTCGGAATTGGGGCGACCACGGTAACCTCGACTTGCACAGGTGGGCGTTCGACCGCTTCACAACGCTTCTTGACTACAAGGCCGAAGCCGAAGGAATCGGAGTGGAGTTGGTGTCGGAAGGCGGCACATCGAAGTCGTGTTCGGCGTGCGGCCACACCGACGAAAACCAGCGTGTCGAACGTGGACTGTACGTGTGTGAGAAGTGCGATACAGTTGCGAACGGGGATGTGAATGGGGCAGAGAACATTCGGCAAAAGGTACTCCCAAGTCTCGCCGCGGATGGCGGTGATAGGGATAACGGCTGGTTGGCACAGCCAGCGGTTCACCTGTTCGACCGTAGTGTGGGTGTTTTCGCCCCACGAGAACAGGTTGTTAACCGCGAACCGTAATATCCCAACGGCGGTCGGGAATCCTCGTCCTTCAGGGCGGGGAGGATGTCAATCGTTGGGCACTCCGGGACGCCGTCAAGCATCCCTCATTCTCGCGCAAGGGCTGGAAGGATATCGCCGCCAGCGAACACCAGCTGGCGACCGGCCAGGGGCGAACTGACAGTAGCGACGAGATTCGAGCGCGTCTGACTGAGGACACGGATAGGAGCGAGTCGGATTCCTCTCACGGCTGAGCCCGTGGGCTTCCTCCGTACAGTTCTGTGACCCGTCCACACGCAGGCGCACATGCAAGCAACAGTCCCTCGTGGGGTCCCGCCCGAACACACAGGTGACGATGACCAAGTCCAACCCGATCGACGAGTGGGCCGTCTCGGCCGACCGCCGACGCGACACGACCCACACTGACGCACCGACAGCCGGGCCGTTGCCGACAGCCGAACGGACAGCACACATGACGAGCGACCGTTCCCTGAGGGGCCTGCGATGCTAGCACTCGCCCTCTTGCCCGTGTTACAGCTCTCCGGCGGGGGGTTCCTCACCTACGCGATCGGCTTCTTCGTCCTCGCCATCGGCGCGGCGGTCGTCGGCTTCCGAGGTGTCGCCGGCATCTCGATGCGGATCGCCAAGTTCCTCGTCTTGGTGTTCCTCGTCCTGGCGGTCGTGTCGCTCCTGCTCTAGGCGACGCTCGTCCATCCCACAGCGCGTGAAACGTCTGCGAACGGCAGACTGTCCGGTCTTCTTGTCACGCCCCGAACATTCACACCGGGGTGCGCGCAATACCAGCGTGAATCATGAGTACCATGGTCGAAGCGACCCTGCCGGTCGACCAGTTCGCCCTCAGTGAGACACTCGCGGAGTATCCGTCTGTGGAGTTCGATATCCTGCGGCTGGTCGCCAACGGGACCGACCGGGCGATGCCGTTCCTCTGGGCGTCGGGTGAGGCGCTCGATGACCTCCCCGCAGTCCTCGAAGCGGACCCGAGCACCGAGAACGTCGAGGTGGTCGCCGAACTCGAAGAAGAGTACCTCCTCCGGATGGACTGGCGCGCCAACATCCGGGTCATCCTCTACATCATCCTCGAGGAGAACGCGACCATCATCGACGCGACGGGGTCGTCCGATAGCTGGCTGTTCAGAATCCTCTTTCCGGAACACGACGCCGTCTCGGCCACGCACGAGTTCTGCACCGAGTACGAGGTCGACCTCGAGTTCGAGCGGATCTACCAGCTCTCCGATTCTATCCGGCGCGGCCAGTACGGACTCAGCGAGGACCAGTACGAGACCATCGTCCGGGCGTACCGGGACGGCTACTACGAGGTCCCGCGCGAGACGGGGCTCAAGCAGTTGGCGGAGCACACCGACGTCACCCACCAGTCGCTGTCGGAGCGGCTGCGACGCGGACACGAGACGCTGATCGCGAACACGTTGAGCCCGGAGTTCGTGTCGGTTCCGGACTCCTGAGTGGTCGCTGCAGTCCGCGGACGCTGAAAGATACCGCAAGCGACTCTCGGAGGGTCCGCACGCCGTCTCGCGTCAAAATCAGGTACCCTGTCGTCGGGCGGGCCGCTCAGTTCGTCGTCGCGTCGGTGCCGGGCGGAGTCACGCGCTCTGTATCGCAAAGCGCCCCATCTCCGGCCGGGTCAGGAGCCGTGTCGGGCCCATTGTCACGCTCGCGCTCGGACGTCGCAGTGTGTGCGTCGTCGCCCACGGGCTGTTCGGCTGTCTCCCCCTCAGCGGCATCGGCTGTCTGCTCGTCGTCTGTCAGCTGTTCGTCGTCTGTCGGCTGTTCGTCGTCCGTTAGCTGCTCGTCGTCCGTTGGCTGCTTGTCGTCCGTCAGCTGTTCGTCATCGCTCTGTTGGGCCGTCCGACGACGCACGAGAGCGTAGCCGACGCCGACGAGACTCCCTGCGAGGAGGGCGAGCGACAGTCCCCGCGAACGACTCGACGTCGTGGCTTCGCCGTCGACGCCATCGTGGTCGGGAGCCGAGTCAGCGTCGGCAGCCGCTTCAGTCGCGTCAGACGGCTCGTCCGCTTCTGTCGTCGCGGACTCGTCACCCGTTCCTGACACCGCTGTCGTCGCGGCGGTGTCCGTCCGAGCCACCTCCTGTTCGACGAGCGCCTCGCGGACCGCGTCTCTGACCGGTTGCTTGATGACCTGCTCGACGAGGTCTGTCGACCACGTGGACTGCGTGTCTGCGTTTCGGTCGTTCATCCATCTGAGTCGAGCGGGGCGCGAGCCACTGGCAGTTCTGCCTGCACGTGCAAGCAGGCGAGAACGGGGGCCCACGGAGGTGGGAAGAGAACAACTCGCGCTTCAGCGCACGGATTACCACGACACCTCTCACCTGATTGCTGGCCTCGGTCGCGAACAGCCCTGTCAGCGACGTGTTTATTGCAGTCTATAACAGTATATTACACATGCCGATCAACATCGACCGGTTCGACGAAGAACCGACCGAGGTCCTCGATATCCAAGAGGATACACAGCCCTACCGGATCCTCCAGTTCCTTGCTGAGCATGACGACAAAGCGTTCACCCAGACAGAGATCCACGAGGCGACGGAAATCAAGCGCGGAAGCGTCGGGGCTGTCCTGTCACGTCTCGAAGACCGAGGACTTGTCCGCCACCGGGGACGGTACTGGGCGATTGGAGAGGACGACCGCCTCGCGTCGTATGCAGCACAGGTGAAGGCCAGTTCAGTCTCGTCGA includes:
- a CDS encoding RNA-guided endonuclease InsQ/TnpB family protein, with the translated sequence MSRTIRTFEATITNQQQVRDDLDQLGWAASKLWNVGRYYAQQQWDETGEIPDDRELKAELKSHDRYTDLHSQSSQRVLEELAEAFNGWFGKRRNGDDRARPPGYRKHGDSHPRSTVSFKAAGFKHDAQFTRVRLSKGRNLKEHRSDFILCEYQTRPDVDLTEWDIQQVRAVYKRDEWRLQFVCRTTADPEPPGDEVAGVDLGICNFAAVSFGGESVLYPGGTLKEDEYYFTKKKAKCDDSSSREATRLDRKRTDRRTHFLHALSKEIVEECVERGVGRLVVGDLGGIREDDENGEPRNWGDHGNLDLHRWAFDRFTTLLDYKAEAEGIGVELVSEGGTSKSCSACGHTDENQRVERGLYVCEKCDTVANGDVNGAENIRQKVLPSLAADGGDRDNGWLAQPAVHLFDRSVGVFAPREQVVNREP
- a CDS encoding DUF1328 family protein; translation: MLALALLPVLQLSGGGFLTYAIGFFVLAIGAAVVGFRGVAGISMRIAKFLVLVFLVLAVVSLLL
- a CDS encoding helix-turn-helix domain-containing protein, with product MSTMVEATLPVDQFALSETLAEYPSVEFDILRLVANGTDRAMPFLWASGEALDDLPAVLEADPSTENVEVVAELEEEYLLRMDWRANIRVILYIILEENATIIDATGSSDSWLFRILFPEHDAVSATHEFCTEYEVDLEFERIYQLSDSIRRGQYGLSEDQYETIVRAYRDGYYEVPRETGLKQLAEHTDVTHQSLSERLRRGHETLIANTLSPEFVSVPDS
- a CDS encoding MarR family transcriptional regulator, with protein sequence MPINIDRFDEEPTEVLDIQEDTQPYRILQFLAEHDDKAFTQTEIHEATEIKRGSVGAVLSRLEDRGLVRHRGRYWAIGEDDRLASYAAQVKASSVSSTDDYYGEE